A genomic region of Anopheles coustani chromosome 3, idAnoCousDA_361_x.2, whole genome shotgun sequence contains the following coding sequences:
- the LOC131259631 gene encoding uncharacterized protein LOC131259631, whose protein sequence is MSSQNLIRPGLTTPFTGHLTQIKLRLRKKVPRLTANDVRRERIPYYEAIASELYEEGYVNAAFLVLHLIEYEDQYVRPTSDPSVEDRRLRHSRPLLDFFRDSLATAEANKQLERFDSELSELLTIARKLVRDSEKHWLAQQFFLIALDRCIDCCPVGRVKWDALVRYYYAGFLIKQRNHLEAMKMLEHATTSLEKENMEETLTTLDENGERLIVAINTLLFDVNRQLAEDCKTASAWIQEQYIRDAHTAALKTSKPSIMAEALFAYGRFLFSKGQYREALEKYNQAFQQAELDGKKEELLCSVTLARAATYHRLKQPMKCEAMFQLVDRRTRSEQVPVPSLCRANYYYTAATLELEDDPNEPERIEWLADRLRQAANTFRHFGQEDKTVAGRCLEALVRGERTFGVYATELLPAAASTSDDALFRVIDWVGF, encoded by the exons ATGTCATCGCAGAACCTGATCCGTCCCGGTCTGACGACACCTTTCACCGGACATCTGACACAAATAAAATTGCGATTGCGAAAGAAAGTGCCCAGACTCACCGCAAACGATGTCCGGCGTGAAAGAATTCCCTACTACGAGGCCATCGCCAGCGAGCTGTACGAGGAAGGGTATGTCAACGCGGCCTTCCTGGTGCTACATCTGATCGAGTACGAGGACCAGTACGTCCGACCGACATCAGACCCTTCGGTTGAGGACCGGCGTCTGCGACACTCACGCCCATTGCTGGATTTTTTCCGCGACTCGCTAGCAACGGCCGAAGCGAACAAGCAGCTGGAAAGGTTCGACAGTGAATTGAGTGAGCTGCTGACGATTGCGAGGAAACTGGTACGGGATTCCGAAAAACATTGGTTGGCGCAGCAGTTCTTCCTGATCGCACTGGATCGTTGTATTGATTGCTGCCCGGTGGGGCGTGTTAAGTGGGATGCATTGGTGCGGTACTACTATGCGGGGTTTCTCATCAAACAGCGGAACCATCTGGAGGCGATGAAAATGCTGGAACACGCAACGACGTCTTTGGAAAAGGAGAATATGGAGGAAACGTTGACAACTTTGGATGAGAACGGCGAAAGGTTGATCGTCGCCATCAACACTCTACTGTTTGACGTCAACCGGCAGCTTGCGGAAGACTGCAAAACGGCTTCAGCGTGGATACAGGAACAGTACATCCGTGACGCTCATACGGCAGCATTGAAAA CTTCAAAACCGTCCATCATGGCGGAAGCGCTTTTTGCCTATGGAAGGTTCCTATTCTCGAAGGGCCAGTACCGGGAAGCGCTGGAAAAGTACAACCAGGCGTTCCAACAGGCTGAACTGGACGGAAAAAAAGAGGAACTCCTTTGCTCCGTAACTCTTGCCCGGGCAGCGACCTACCATCG GCTTAAGCAACCGATGAAGTGTGAAGCAATGTTTCAGCTCGTCGATCGGCGGACACGAAGCGAGCAGGTGCCGGTTCCGTCGCTATGTCGAGCGAACTACTACTACACGGCGGCCACCCTGGAGCTGGAGGATGACCCAAACGAGCCGGAGCGGATCGAATGGCTAGCGGACCGGTTGCGTCAGGCGGCGAACACTTTTCGGCACTTCGGCCAGGAAGATAAGACCGTCGCGGGCCGCTGCCTCGAGGCGCTGGTGCGCGGGGAGAGGACTTTTGGCGTATACGCGACCGAGCTGCTGCCAGCCGCCGCCAGCACTTCCGACGACGCACTCTTTCGAGTGATCGATTGGGTTGGCTTTTAG